From Rhinolophus sinicus isolate RSC01 linkage group LG15, ASM3656204v1, whole genome shotgun sequence, the proteins below share one genomic window:
- the TSEN54 gene encoding tRNA-splicing endonuclease subunit Sen54 isoform X3, whose product MPGSSSFTREELRRGLGTLEGEAPTNPEICKLSAPGIEAQICCQALGPRTARKAESRWVDPETKGAEVRSAGSRAARSSGGGRGMGSARAGVDGGLMDLEPELATVEVPAGRVLSARELLAARSRPQKLPQRSHGPKDFLPDGSAAQAERLRLCREELWQLLAEERVERLGSLVAAEWRSEEGFVELKSPAGKFWQTMGFSEQGRQRLHPEEALYLLECGSIQLFHQDLPLSIQEAYQLLLTEDTVTFQQYQVFSHLKRLGYVVRRFQPSSVLSPYERQLNLDSRAQCLEDRNGKRKRRSSSSRSTNKKPKALENPLQGVDGTPESLATSIPPSSNQNIRCPEEKPQESSPIKGPTGSFQLLGSLEPSMAREGVGCSQESGKVENGVKGVCKPRWDFEQISFPNLASDGRHTLLLAPAPELLPANVAGRETDAESWCQKLNQRKEKLSRREREQQAEAQHFREDINADAQVQRCSSWWEYKQLLQKRHLQKTQSRPPHLWDQTVTPLLSPSQADSPATVLQHISVLQTTHLADGGARLLENSGGLEISFDVYQADAVATFQKKNPGKPYARMCISGFDEPVPDLHTLKQLSYQSGDVPLIFALVDHGDISFYSFRDFTLPRDLEH is encoded by the exons ATGCCGGGTTCCTCAAGTTTTACTAGAGAGGAGCTCAGACGAGGGCTAGGGACACTAGAGGGGGAAGCTCCTACAAATCCAGAAATCTGCAAGCTCTCTGCCCCCGGAATCGAGGCACAAATTTGTTGTCAGGCGCTAGGACCCAGGACAGCCAGGAAGGCAGAGAGCAGGTGGGTTGATCCGGAGACCAAAGGAGCCGAGGTCAGATCCGCGGGCTCTAGGGCCGCGAGAAGTTCCGGCGGTGGGCGGGGCATGGGCAGCGCACGCGCAGGCGTAGACGGCGGACTCATGGATCTCGAACCAGAACTAGCAACCGTGGAGGTTCCTGCTGGGCGCGTGCTCAG TGCCCGGGAGCTCCTCGCCGCTCGCTCGCGGCCCCAGAAGCTACCCCAGCGCTCGCATGGTCCCAAGGACTTCCTTCCCGACGGCTCGGCTGCCCAGGCCGAGCGACTGCGCCTGTGCCGGGAGGAGCTCTGGCAGCTGTTGGCAGAGGAGCGCGTGGAGCGTCT GGGCAGTTTGGTGGCCGCGGAATGGAGATCAGAAGAGGGGTTCGTGGAATTGAAGTCTCCTGCG GGTAAATTCTGGCAAACCATGGGCTTCTCGGAGCAGGGCAGGCAGCGGCTTCACCCTGAGGAGGCCTTGTATCTGCTGGAGTGT GGCTCCATCCAGCTCTTCCACCAAGACTTGCCGCTGTCTATCCAGGAAGCCTACCAGCTGCTGCTGACTGAGGACACTGTGACTTTCCAGCAGTACCAG GTCTTCAGCCACCTGAAAAGACTGGGCTATGTGGTGCGACGATTCCAGCCAAG CTCCGTCCTGTCCCCTTATGAGAGGCAGCTGAACTTGGACAGCAGGGCCCAGTGCTTGGAGGATCGGAATggcaagaggaagaggaggagctcCAGCTCTCG GTCCACTAATAAGAAGCCCAAGGCCCTGGAGAACCCCCTGCAGGGGGTGGATGGGACACCTGAGAGCCTGGCAACCTCCATCCCACCTTCCAGCAACCAGAACATCCGATGCCCTGAGGAGAAACCCCAGGAGTCAAGCCCCATAAAGGGTCCAACGGGCTCCTTTCAGCTTCTGGGGTCCCTAGAGCCCAGCAtggccagggagggggtggggtgcagcCAGGAGAGCGGCAAAGTAGAGAATGGGGTCAAGGGGGTGTGTAAGCCACGCTGGGACTTTGAGCAGATCTCCTTCCCCAACCTGGCTTCAGATGGCCGCCACACCCTCCTGCTTGCCCCAGCCCCAGAGCTTCTCCCGGCCAATGTGGCAGGGCGGGAGACAGATGCTGAGTCCTGGTGCCAGAAGCTGAACCAGCGGAAGGAGAAGCTCTCCAGACGGGAACGGGAGCAACAGGCAGAGGCCCAGCACTTCCGGGAGGACATAAATGCAGATGCCCAGGTGCAGCGCTGCTCCAGCTGGTGGGAGTACAAGCAGCTGCTGCAGAAGCGGCACCTGCAGAAGACCCAGAGCCGCCCCCCACACCTGTGGGACCAGACTGTCACCCCCTTATTGAGTCCCAGCCAGGCAGACTCCCCAG CCACAGTCCTTCAGCATATCTCTGTGCTGCAGACAACACACCTTGCTGATGGAGGTGCCCG GCTGCTGGAGAACTCGGGGGGCTTGGAAATCAGCTTTGATGTTTACCAGGCCGACGCTGTGGCCACGTTCCAAAAGAAGAACCCTGGCAAGCCCTATGCCCGGATGTGCATCAGTGG ATTTGATGAGCCAGTCCCAGACCTCCACACTCTCAAGCAGTTGTCCTACCAGAGTGGGGATGTTCCTCTGATCTTTGCCCTGGTGGATCACGGAGACATTTCCTTCTACAGCTTCAGGGACTTCACACTGCCCAGGGATTTGGAACACTGA
- the TSEN54 gene encoding tRNA-splicing endonuclease subunit Sen54 isoform X2: MPGSSSFTREELRRGLGTLEGEAPTNPEICKLSAPGIEAQICCQALGPRTARKAESRWVDPETKGAEVRSAGSRAARSSGGGRGMGSARAGVDGGLMDLEPELATVEVPAGRVLSARELLAARSRPQKLPQRSHGPKDFLPDGSAAQAERLRLCREELWQLLAEERVERLGSLVAAEWRSEEGFVELKSPAGKFWQTMGFSEQGRQRLHPEEALYLLECGSIQLFHQDLPLSIQEAYQLLLTEDTVTFQQYQVFSHLKRLGYVVRRFQPSSVLSPYERQLNLDSRAQCLEDRNGKRKRRSSSSRSTNKKPKALENPLQGVDGTPESLATSIPPSSNQNIRCPEEKPQESSPIKGPTGSFQLLGSLEPSMAREGVGCSQESGKVENGVKGVCKPRWDFEQISFPNLASDGRHTLLLAPAPELLPANVAGRETDAESWCQKLNQRKEKLSRREREQQAEAQHFREDINADAQPQSFSISLCCRQHTLLMEVPGCWRTRGAWKSALMFTRPTLWPRSKRRTLASPMPGCASVDLMSQSQTSTLSSSCPTRVGMFL; this comes from the exons ATGCCGGGTTCCTCAAGTTTTACTAGAGAGGAGCTCAGACGAGGGCTAGGGACACTAGAGGGGGAAGCTCCTACAAATCCAGAAATCTGCAAGCTCTCTGCCCCCGGAATCGAGGCACAAATTTGTTGTCAGGCGCTAGGACCCAGGACAGCCAGGAAGGCAGAGAGCAGGTGGGTTGATCCGGAGACCAAAGGAGCCGAGGTCAGATCCGCGGGCTCTAGGGCCGCGAGAAGTTCCGGCGGTGGGCGGGGCATGGGCAGCGCACGCGCAGGCGTAGACGGCGGACTCATGGATCTCGAACCAGAACTAGCAACCGTGGAGGTTCCTGCTGGGCGCGTGCTCAG TGCCCGGGAGCTCCTCGCCGCTCGCTCGCGGCCCCAGAAGCTACCCCAGCGCTCGCATGGTCCCAAGGACTTCCTTCCCGACGGCTCGGCTGCCCAGGCCGAGCGACTGCGCCTGTGCCGGGAGGAGCTCTGGCAGCTGTTGGCAGAGGAGCGCGTGGAGCGTCT GGGCAGTTTGGTGGCCGCGGAATGGAGATCAGAAGAGGGGTTCGTGGAATTGAAGTCTCCTGCG GGTAAATTCTGGCAAACCATGGGCTTCTCGGAGCAGGGCAGGCAGCGGCTTCACCCTGAGGAGGCCTTGTATCTGCTGGAGTGT GGCTCCATCCAGCTCTTCCACCAAGACTTGCCGCTGTCTATCCAGGAAGCCTACCAGCTGCTGCTGACTGAGGACACTGTGACTTTCCAGCAGTACCAG GTCTTCAGCCACCTGAAAAGACTGGGCTATGTGGTGCGACGATTCCAGCCAAG CTCCGTCCTGTCCCCTTATGAGAGGCAGCTGAACTTGGACAGCAGGGCCCAGTGCTTGGAGGATCGGAATggcaagaggaagaggaggagctcCAGCTCTCG GTCCACTAATAAGAAGCCCAAGGCCCTGGAGAACCCCCTGCAGGGGGTGGATGGGACACCTGAGAGCCTGGCAACCTCCATCCCACCTTCCAGCAACCAGAACATCCGATGCCCTGAGGAGAAACCCCAGGAGTCAAGCCCCATAAAGGGTCCAACGGGCTCCTTTCAGCTTCTGGGGTCCCTAGAGCCCAGCAtggccagggagggggtggggtgcagcCAGGAGAGCGGCAAAGTAGAGAATGGGGTCAAGGGGGTGTGTAAGCCACGCTGGGACTTTGAGCAGATCTCCTTCCCCAACCTGGCTTCAGATGGCCGCCACACCCTCCTGCTTGCCCCAGCCCCAGAGCTTCTCCCGGCCAATGTGGCAGGGCGGGAGACAGATGCTGAGTCCTGGTGCCAGAAGCTGAACCAGCGGAAGGAGAAGCTCTCCAGACGGGAACGGGAGCAACAGGCAGAGGCCCAGCACTTCCGGGAGGACATAAATGCAGATGCCCAG CCACAGTCCTTCAGCATATCTCTGTGCTGCAGACAACACACCTTGCTGATGGAGGTGCCCG GCTGCTGGAGAACTCGGGGGGCTTGGAAATCAGCTTTGATGTTTACCAGGCCGACGCTGTGGCCACGTTCCAAAAGAAGAACCCTGGCAAGCCCTATGCCCGGATGTGCATCAGTGG ATTTGATGAGCCAGTCCCAGACCTCCACACTCTCAAGCAGTTGTCCTACCAGAGTGGGGATGTTCCTCTGA
- the TSEN54 gene encoding tRNA-splicing endonuclease subunit Sen54 isoform X1: protein MPGSSSFTREELRRGLGTLEGEAPTNPEICKLSAPGIEAQICCQALGPRTARKAESRWVDPETKGAEVRSAGSRAARSSGGGRGMGSARAGVDGGLMDLEPELATVEVPAGRVLSARELLAARSRPQKLPQRSHGPKDFLPDGSAAQAERLRLCREELWQLLAEERVERLGSLVAAEWRSEEGFVELKSPAGKFWQTMGFSEQGRQRLHPEEALYLLECGSIQLFHQDLPLSIQEAYQLLLTEDTVTFQQYQVFSHLKRLGYVVRRFQPSSVLSPYERQLNLDSRAQCLEDRNGKRKRRSSSSRSTNKKPKALENPLQGVDGTPESLATSIPPSSNQNIRCPEEKPQESSPIKGPTGSFQLLGSLEPSMAREGVGCSQESGKVENGVKGVCKPRWDFEQISFPNLASDGRHTLLLAPAPELLPANVAGRETDAESWCQKLNQRKEKLSRREREQQAEAQHFREDINADAQPQSFSISLCCRQHTLLMEVPGCWRTRGAWKSALMFTRPTLWPRSKRRTLASPMPGCASVGTRPASTAPGCCQLRKPSGLPHHTPDRCRSLRGSRGPERLCDPQEATQPVSAMEPQLPSPQL from the exons ATGCCGGGTTCCTCAAGTTTTACTAGAGAGGAGCTCAGACGAGGGCTAGGGACACTAGAGGGGGAAGCTCCTACAAATCCAGAAATCTGCAAGCTCTCTGCCCCCGGAATCGAGGCACAAATTTGTTGTCAGGCGCTAGGACCCAGGACAGCCAGGAAGGCAGAGAGCAGGTGGGTTGATCCGGAGACCAAAGGAGCCGAGGTCAGATCCGCGGGCTCTAGGGCCGCGAGAAGTTCCGGCGGTGGGCGGGGCATGGGCAGCGCACGCGCAGGCGTAGACGGCGGACTCATGGATCTCGAACCAGAACTAGCAACCGTGGAGGTTCCTGCTGGGCGCGTGCTCAG TGCCCGGGAGCTCCTCGCCGCTCGCTCGCGGCCCCAGAAGCTACCCCAGCGCTCGCATGGTCCCAAGGACTTCCTTCCCGACGGCTCGGCTGCCCAGGCCGAGCGACTGCGCCTGTGCCGGGAGGAGCTCTGGCAGCTGTTGGCAGAGGAGCGCGTGGAGCGTCT GGGCAGTTTGGTGGCCGCGGAATGGAGATCAGAAGAGGGGTTCGTGGAATTGAAGTCTCCTGCG GGTAAATTCTGGCAAACCATGGGCTTCTCGGAGCAGGGCAGGCAGCGGCTTCACCCTGAGGAGGCCTTGTATCTGCTGGAGTGT GGCTCCATCCAGCTCTTCCACCAAGACTTGCCGCTGTCTATCCAGGAAGCCTACCAGCTGCTGCTGACTGAGGACACTGTGACTTTCCAGCAGTACCAG GTCTTCAGCCACCTGAAAAGACTGGGCTATGTGGTGCGACGATTCCAGCCAAG CTCCGTCCTGTCCCCTTATGAGAGGCAGCTGAACTTGGACAGCAGGGCCCAGTGCTTGGAGGATCGGAATggcaagaggaagaggaggagctcCAGCTCTCG GTCCACTAATAAGAAGCCCAAGGCCCTGGAGAACCCCCTGCAGGGGGTGGATGGGACACCTGAGAGCCTGGCAACCTCCATCCCACCTTCCAGCAACCAGAACATCCGATGCCCTGAGGAGAAACCCCAGGAGTCAAGCCCCATAAAGGGTCCAACGGGCTCCTTTCAGCTTCTGGGGTCCCTAGAGCCCAGCAtggccagggagggggtggggtgcagcCAGGAGAGCGGCAAAGTAGAGAATGGGGTCAAGGGGGTGTGTAAGCCACGCTGGGACTTTGAGCAGATCTCCTTCCCCAACCTGGCTTCAGATGGCCGCCACACCCTCCTGCTTGCCCCAGCCCCAGAGCTTCTCCCGGCCAATGTGGCAGGGCGGGAGACAGATGCTGAGTCCTGGTGCCAGAAGCTGAACCAGCGGAAGGAGAAGCTCTCCAGACGGGAACGGGAGCAACAGGCAGAGGCCCAGCACTTCCGGGAGGACATAAATGCAGATGCCCAG CCACAGTCCTTCAGCATATCTCTGTGCTGCAGACAACACACCTTGCTGATGGAGGTGCCCG GCTGCTGGAGAACTCGGGGGGCTTGGAAATCAGCTTTGATGTTTACCAGGCCGACGCTGTGGCCACGTTCCAAAAGAAGAACCCTGGCAAGCCCTATGCCCGGATGTGCATCAGTGGGTACGAGACCAGCGAGCACTGCCCCAGGCTGCTGCCAGTTACGTAAACCAAGTGGACTGCCTCACCACACCCCTGACAGATGTCGATCCCTGAGAGGATCCAGAGGTCCAGAGAGATTATGTGACCCACAAGaggccacacagccagttagTGCTATGGAACCCCAGCTTCCCAGTCCTCAGCTCTGA